A part of Anser cygnoides isolate HZ-2024a breed goose chromosome 15, Taihu_goose_T2T_genome, whole genome shotgun sequence genomic DNA contains:
- the PLD6 gene encoding mitochondrial cardiolipin hydrolase, with protein MWAAGARRPGLVLAALAALGLALEALVARRRRPVREVLFFPSRPSCTEALLAEAASPDDTPGPCPCPLPHGDCAFSRLLRHLLSARRSLELCLFAFSSPQLGRAVRLLHHRGVRVRVVTDAQYMALKGSQIGLLRHAGIQVRHDQESGFMHHKFAIVDRKMLITGSLNWTTEAIQNNRENILIMEDAEYVQPFLEEFERIWEIYDPLKYMFFSKENQ; from the exons ATGTGGGCAGCGGGGGCACGGCGGCCAGGCCTGGTGCTGGcggccctggcagcactgggccTGGCCCTGGAGGCGCTGGTGGCCCGGAGGCGGCGGCCGGTCCGCGAGGTGCTCTTCTTCCCCTCGAGGCCCAGCTGCACCGAGGCGCTGCTGGCCGAGGCGGCGAGCCCCGACGACACGCCGGGCCCCTGCCCGTGCCCGCTGCCCCACGGGGACTGCGCCTTCAGCCGCCTGCTGCGGCACCTCCTGTCCGCCCGCCGCTCCCTCGAGCTCTGCCTCTTCGCCTTCTCCAGCCCGCAGCTGGGCCGTGCCGTCCGCCTCCTGCACCACCGCGGCGTCCGGGTCCGCGTGGTGACGGACGCGCAGTACATGGCGCTGAAGGGCTCGCAGATCGGCCTCCTCCGGCACGCCG GGATCCAGGTCCGCCACGACCAGGAGAGCGGCTTCATGCACCACAAGTTCGCCATCGTGGACAGGAAGATGCTCATCACGGGCTCCCTCAACTGGACCACGGAGGCGATCCAGAACAACCGGGAGAACATCCTGATCATGGAGGACGCGGAGTATGTGCAGCCTTTCCTGGAGGAGTTCGAAAGGATTTGGGAAATATACGATCCCCTCAAGtacatgtttttttccaaagaaaatcaaTGA